The Streptomyces laurentii genome contains a region encoding:
- a CDS encoding hypothetical protein (Adenine nucleotide alpha hydrolases superfamily including N type ATP PPases, ATP sulphurylases Universal Stress Response protein and electron transfer flavoprotein (ETF). The domain forms a apha/beta/apha fold which binds to Adenosine nucleotide; cl00292;~Ligand Binding Site [chemical binding];~Usp: Universal stress protein family. The universal stress protein Usp isa small cytoplasmic bacterial protein whose expression is enhanced when the cell is exposed to stress agents. Usp enhances the rate of cell survival during prolonged exposure to...; cd00293;~identified by MetaGeneAnnotator; putative;~stress-inducible protein [Streptomyces viridochromogenes DSM40736]) encodes MEPVVTVGLDGSPESMAAAHWAADEAERRKVTLRLMHAWPMLAPEPVRAASEIDQNYWAKQIVHKAQAELQARHPGLLIIGNLVADDAHDALLKAASESELTVLGSRGLTSAESYFLGSVSMAVVARATRPVVLVRPGPHVEGTSHATGGVVVALKLHGPCDALIAFAFEAAAARDAPLRVVHGRSLPLHAHTPWGVDHDVTKEITEDTQKQLGQVLGPWHEKFPGVEPVDAVRLESPAEAVVRAAEGADLLVVGRRKHRPPLAPRLGPVAHAALHHARCPVAVVPHD; translated from the coding sequence ATGGAGCCCGTCGTCACGGTCGGCCTGGACGGCTCGCCCGAGAGCATGGCCGCCGCTCACTGGGCCGCCGACGAGGCCGAGCGGCGCAAGGTCACGCTGCGCCTGATGCATGCCTGGCCCATGCTCGCGCCCGAGCCGGTCCGCGCCGCATCGGAGATCGATCAGAACTACTGGGCAAAACAGATCGTGCACAAGGCGCAGGCGGAACTCCAGGCCCGCCATCCGGGCCTCCTGATCATCGGCAACCTGGTCGCCGACGACGCGCATGACGCCCTGCTGAAGGCGGCGTCCGAATCCGAGCTGACCGTGCTTGGTTCGCGCGGCCTAACGTCCGCCGAGAGCTATTTCCTCGGCTCCGTCAGCATGGCCGTCGTGGCACGGGCCACGCGGCCGGTGGTTCTGGTCCGTCCCGGGCCCCACGTAGAGGGCACGTCGCACGCCACCGGCGGCGTCGTGGTCGCTCTGAAGCTGCACGGCCCCTGCGACGCCCTGATCGCCTTCGCCTTCGAGGCCGCCGCGGCCCGCGACGCGCCTCTCCGGGTGGTCCACGGCCGAAGCCTGCCGCTCCACGCGCACACCCCTTGGGGGGTGGATCACGACGTCACCAAGGAGATCACGGAGGACACGCAGAAGCAGCTGGGTCAGGTCCTTGGCCCCTGGCACGAGAAGTTCCCCGGGGTGGAGCCGGTCGATGCCGTCCGCCTCGAAAGCCCCGCCGAGGCTGTCGTGCGCGCCGCCGAAGGCGCCGACCTGCTGGTCGTCGGCCGGCGCAAGCACCGTCCCCCACTCGCACCACGCCTCGGCCCCGTAGCCCATGCCGCCCTGCACCACGCGCGCTGCCCGGTCGCCGTCGTCCCCCATGACTGA